A genome region from Panthera leo isolate Ple1 chromosome A2, P.leo_Ple1_pat1.1, whole genome shotgun sequence includes the following:
- the LOC122212052 gene encoding 60S ribosomal protein L17-like, with product MVRYSLDPENPTKSCKSRGSNLRVHFKNTRETAQAIKGMHIRKATKYLKDVTLQKQCVPFRRYNGGVGRCAQAKQWGWTQGRWPKKSAEFLLHMLKNAESNAELKGLDVDSLVIEHIQVNKAPKMRRRTYRAHGRINPYMSSPCHIEMILTEKEQIVPKPEEEVAQKKKISQKKLKKQKLMAQE from the coding sequence ATGGTTCGCTATTCACTTGACCCGGAAAACCCGACAAAATCATGCAAATCAAGAGGTTCAAATCTTCGTGTTCACTTTAAGAACACACGGGAAACTGCCCAGGCCATCAAGGGTATGCATATCCGAAAAGCCACCAAGTATCTGAAAGATGTCACTTTGCAGAAGCAATGTGTGCCATTCCGACGCTACAATGGTGGAGTTGGTAGGTGTGCCCAGGCCAAACAGTGGGGCTGGACACAGGGTCGGTGGCCCAAAAAGAGTGCCGAATTTTTACTGCACatgcttaaaaatgcagagagtaATGCTGAACTTAAGGGTTTAGATGTAGATTCTCTGGTCATTGAGCACATCCAGGTGAACAAAGCCCCCAAAATGCGGCGTAGAACTTACAGGGCTCATGGTCGGATTAACCCATACATGAGCTCTCCCTGCCACATTGAGATGATCCTTACTGAAAAAGAGCAGATTGTTCCTAAACCAGAAGAGGAGGttgcacaaaagaaaaagatatcccagaagaaactgaagaaacaaaaacttatggCCCAGGAGTAA